Proteins from a single region of Haemorhous mexicanus isolate bHaeMex1 chromosome 4, bHaeMex1.pri, whole genome shotgun sequence:
- the LZTS3 gene encoding leucine zipper putative tumor suppressor 3 isoform X2 yields the protein MATLETLPVLSDPAYPSPQSFHGFAPRYSQTIPRSAMGSVGSGVANDQEFAMKSVGTRTQSGGRPAEGPRNGYSGRDISHRYSGEEKTYKSEKVSNSLYINGEARKSEKVKVDICGNVTANNEKNLPPPPPQYREPGNPPKILPISGKLDQNLCPPQSNGMAENRKSLNHANSNSPSAPKGGLDKSSLNRTTNQGGGLSDSGRNSLTSLPTYGTGYSQHVGPMSASTSHINRIGTTYVEKNIVGYNGISTSDSGRSSSKSTSSFNRLNHLNETMPFHSPSTDDIIQDLEDRLWEKEQEVLQMRRNLDKSEAAIFQVFEEKQKIWEREMEDLRQNYANKLQQVSKKAQRAQQALQLQIFKLQQEKKKLQDDMGQLLQQREELEKKFVAFKKEQAEFLPKIEETKWEVCQKAGEISLLKQQLKDSQADVSQKLNEIVGLRSQLKEGKNFLREKEEQILTLKDSYSSKSVNLEICEGELQRKMSEVQVLREKLNHCELEVSGLKRTLASMGPAGSFGGDLGEKLRDPLACESDEAKMQRQSEDSVNSLRREVERLQTELKLERQQREQQVMDFEEERRTWQEEKEKVIKYQKQLQLNYVEMYQKNQLLEHKVNEMNTKATSPPHTEEKKTWTPSRLERIESTEI from the exons ATGGCCACGCTAGAGACGCTGCCCGTCCTCAGTGACCCGGCCTACCCCAGCCCGCAGAGCTTCCACGGCTTCGCCCCACGCTACTCCCAGACCATCCCCAGGAGCGCCATGGGGAGCGTGGGCAGCGGGGTGGCCAACGACCAGGAGTTCGCCATGAAGAGCGTGGGCACGCGCACGCAGAGCGGCGGCCGGCCCGCGGAGGGGCCCCGCAACGGCTACTCCGGGCGGGACATCTCCCACCGCTACTCGGGCGAGGAGAAGACCTACAAGTCGGAGAAAGTCTCCAACTCCCTCTACATCAACGGCGAGGCGCGCAAGAGCGAGAAGGTGAAGGTGGACATCTGCGGGAACGTGACCGCCAACAACGAGAAGAacctgccgccgccgccgccccagTACCGAGAGCCCGGGAACCCACCAAAGATTTTGCCGATCTCCGGCAAACTGGACCAG AACCTCTGCCCGCCGCAGAGCAACGGGATGGCAGAGAACAGAAAGAGCTTGAACCACGCCAACAGCAACAGCCCGTCCGCGCCCAAGGGCGGGCTGGACAAGAGCAGCCTTAACAGGACTACAAACCAAGGCGGGGGGCTCTCGGATTCGGGCCGTAACTCCCTCACCAGCCTGCCCACCTACGGGACGGGCTACAGCCAGCACGTGGGCCCCATGAGCGCCTCCACCAGCCACATCAACCGCATCGGGACCACCTACGTGGAGAAGAACATCGTGGGGTACAACGGGATATCTACCTCAGACAGCGGGCGGTCCTCGAGCAAGAGCACCTCGTCCTTCAACAGACTGAACCATCTCAACGAAACCATGCCTTTCCACTCACCCTCGACCGACGACATCATCCAGGACCTGGAGGACCGGCTgtgggagaaggagcaggaggtgctccagatGAGGAGGAACCTGGACAAGAGCGAGGCGGCCATCTTCCAGGTGTTCGAGGAGAAGCAGAAGATCTGGGAGAGGGAAATGGAGGACCTGAGGCAGAACTATGCCAATAAGTTGCAGCAGGTCTCCAAAAAGGCGCAGCGGGctcagcaggctctgcagctccaaaTCTTCAAGctccagcaggagaaaaaaaaactccaGGATGACATGGGACAACTCCTCCAGCAAcgagaggagctggagaagaaatTTGTGGCTTTCAAGAAGGAGCAGGCTGAGTTTCTCCCGAAGATTGAAGAGACCAAGTGGGAG GTGTGCCAGAAGGCAGGTGAGatctccctgctcaagcagcagctgaaggactCCCAAGCCGACGTCTCCCAGAAGCTCAACGAGATCGTGGGCCTGCGGTCGCAGCTCAAGGAAGGTAAGAACTTCCTACGGGAGAAAGAGGAGCAGATCCTCACCCTGAAGGACTCCTACAGCTCCAAGAGCGTCAACCTGGAGATCTGCGAGGGCgagctgcagaggaagatgAGCGAGGTCCAGGTGCTGAGGGAAAAACTGAACCACTGTGAGCTGGAGGTCTCCGGCCTGAAGCGGACACTTGCCAGCATGGGACCCGCGGGGTCTTTTGGCGGGGACCTCGGGGAGAAGCTGCGGGACCCGCTGGCCTGCGAGAGCGACGAGGCCAAGATGCAGCGGCAGAGCGAGGACAGCGTGAACAGCCTGAGAAGGGAGGTGGAGAGGCTGCAGACGGAGCTGAAGCTGGAGCGGCAGCAGCGGGAGCAGCAGGTGATGGACTTCGAGGAGGAGCGGCGCAcgtggcaggaggagaaggagaaagtcATCAAGTaccagaagcagctgcagctgaactaCGTGGAGATGTACCAGAAGaaccagctcctggagcacaaGGTCAACGAGATGAACACCAAGGCCACCAGCCCCCCACACACCGAGGAGAAGAAGACATGGACTCCCTCCAGGCTCGAGAGGATAGAGTCCACCGAGATCTGA
- the LZTS3 gene encoding leucine zipper putative tumor suppressor 3 isoform X1: MATLETLPVLSDPAYPSPQSFHGFAPRYSQTIPRSAMGSVGSGVANDQEFAMKSVGTRTQSGGRPAEGPRNGYSGRDISHRYSGEEKTYKSEKVSNSLYINGEARKSEKVKVDICGNVTANNEKNLPPPPPQYREPGNPPKILPISGKLDQSNEPLVRPSAFKPVVPKNFHSMQNLCPPQSNGMAENRKSLNHANSNSPSAPKGGLDKSSLNRTTNQGGGLSDSGRNSLTSLPTYGTGYSQHVGPMSASTSHINRIGTTYVEKNIVGYNGISTSDSGRSSSKSTSSFNRLNHLNETMPFHSPSTDDIIQDLEDRLWEKEQEVLQMRRNLDKSEAAIFQVFEEKQKIWEREMEDLRQNYANKLQQVSKKAQRAQQALQLQIFKLQQEKKKLQDDMGQLLQQREELEKKFVAFKKEQAEFLPKIEETKWEVCQKAGEISLLKQQLKDSQADVSQKLNEIVGLRSQLKEGKNFLREKEEQILTLKDSYSSKSVNLEICEGELQRKMSEVQVLREKLNHCELEVSGLKRTLASMGPAGSFGGDLGEKLRDPLACESDEAKMQRQSEDSVNSLRREVERLQTELKLERQQREQQVMDFEEERRTWQEEKEKVIKYQKQLQLNYVEMYQKNQLLEHKVNEMNTKATSPPHTEEKKTWTPSRLERIESTEI; this comes from the exons ATGGCCACGCTAGAGACGCTGCCCGTCCTCAGTGACCCGGCCTACCCCAGCCCGCAGAGCTTCCACGGCTTCGCCCCACGCTACTCCCAGACCATCCCCAGGAGCGCCATGGGGAGCGTGGGCAGCGGGGTGGCCAACGACCAGGAGTTCGCCATGAAGAGCGTGGGCACGCGCACGCAGAGCGGCGGCCGGCCCGCGGAGGGGCCCCGCAACGGCTACTCCGGGCGGGACATCTCCCACCGCTACTCGGGCGAGGAGAAGACCTACAAGTCGGAGAAAGTCTCCAACTCCCTCTACATCAACGGCGAGGCGCGCAAGAGCGAGAAGGTGAAGGTGGACATCTGCGGGAACGTGACCGCCAACAACGAGAAGAacctgccgccgccgccgccccagTACCGAGAGCCCGGGAACCCACCAAAGATTTTGCCGATCTCCGGCAAACTGGACCAG agCAATGAGCCCTTAGTTAGACCCTCAGCCTTTAAACCAGTAGTTCCTAAAAACTTCCATTCCATGCAGAACCTCTGCCCGCCGCAGAGCAACGGGATGGCAGAGAACAGAAAGAGCTTGAACCACGCCAACAGCAACAGCCCGTCCGCGCCCAAGGGCGGGCTGGACAAGAGCAGCCTTAACAGGACTACAAACCAAGGCGGGGGGCTCTCGGATTCGGGCCGTAACTCCCTCACCAGCCTGCCCACCTACGGGACGGGCTACAGCCAGCACGTGGGCCCCATGAGCGCCTCCACCAGCCACATCAACCGCATCGGGACCACCTACGTGGAGAAGAACATCGTGGGGTACAACGGGATATCTACCTCAGACAGCGGGCGGTCCTCGAGCAAGAGCACCTCGTCCTTCAACAGACTGAACCATCTCAACGAAACCATGCCTTTCCACTCACCCTCGACCGACGACATCATCCAGGACCTGGAGGACCGGCTgtgggagaaggagcaggaggtgctccagatGAGGAGGAACCTGGACAAGAGCGAGGCGGCCATCTTCCAGGTGTTCGAGGAGAAGCAGAAGATCTGGGAGAGGGAAATGGAGGACCTGAGGCAGAACTATGCCAATAAGTTGCAGCAGGTCTCCAAAAAGGCGCAGCGGGctcagcaggctctgcagctccaaaTCTTCAAGctccagcaggagaaaaaaaaactccaGGATGACATGGGACAACTCCTCCAGCAAcgagaggagctggagaagaaatTTGTGGCTTTCAAGAAGGAGCAGGCTGAGTTTCTCCCGAAGATTGAAGAGACCAAGTGGGAG GTGTGCCAGAAGGCAGGTGAGatctccctgctcaagcagcagctgaaggactCCCAAGCCGACGTCTCCCAGAAGCTCAACGAGATCGTGGGCCTGCGGTCGCAGCTCAAGGAAGGTAAGAACTTCCTACGGGAGAAAGAGGAGCAGATCCTCACCCTGAAGGACTCCTACAGCTCCAAGAGCGTCAACCTGGAGATCTGCGAGGGCgagctgcagaggaagatgAGCGAGGTCCAGGTGCTGAGGGAAAAACTGAACCACTGTGAGCTGGAGGTCTCCGGCCTGAAGCGGACACTTGCCAGCATGGGACCCGCGGGGTCTTTTGGCGGGGACCTCGGGGAGAAGCTGCGGGACCCGCTGGCCTGCGAGAGCGACGAGGCCAAGATGCAGCGGCAGAGCGAGGACAGCGTGAACAGCCTGAGAAGGGAGGTGGAGAGGCTGCAGACGGAGCTGAAGCTGGAGCGGCAGCAGCGGGAGCAGCAGGTGATGGACTTCGAGGAGGAGCGGCGCAcgtggcaggaggagaaggagaaagtcATCAAGTaccagaagcagctgcagctgaactaCGTGGAGATGTACCAGAAGaaccagctcctggagcacaaGGTCAACGAGATGAACACCAAGGCCACCAGCCCCCCACACACCGAGGAGAAGAAGACATGGACTCCCTCCAGGCTCGAGAGGATAGAGTCCACCGAGATCTGA